The following proteins are co-located in the Pedobacter sp. FW305-3-2-15-E-R2A2 genome:
- a CDS encoding DUF6266 family protein, whose product MGKLVGGPFGMLHGRVGNLVAYVLNGENIMRKIGKSSKPLTPARRANCEKMTVVNGFLQPALPFIQLGFRFEAAGTNRNAYNEAVSYNKMNALQGAYPDISIDYSKVLLSKGELPAAKQVQIEKTEHGIAFTWDTSDISSQRRHDRTMLLVSFPELGLVSYHPSGSKRIEGKDLLYFDQGYKEEHMEVYISFVNAEGTQVSDSVHAGAFEAVAQEPQEIETENQQRIEKKTAVERKSTPTSKVSENREEPIIPTLKIRQERNRLWFLEALKNRTAPS is encoded by the coding sequence ATGGGAAAATTAGTAGGTGGTCCGTTCGGAATGCTCCATGGACGGGTCGGAAATCTGGTCGCTTATGTGCTCAATGGAGAGAACATCATGAGAAAGATCGGCAAGAGCAGTAAACCTTTAACACCGGCAAGGAGGGCGAATTGTGAAAAAATGACCGTGGTGAATGGTTTTTTACAACCGGCACTTCCTTTTATCCAGCTGGGCTTTCGGTTCGAAGCAGCCGGAACCAATAGAAATGCCTATAATGAGGCTGTTTCTTATAACAAAATGAATGCCCTTCAGGGAGCCTATCCAGACATCAGTATAGATTACAGTAAAGTACTGCTGAGTAAAGGGGAACTTCCTGCTGCGAAACAAGTTCAGATTGAAAAAACGGAACATGGAATCGCATTTACATGGGATACCTCGGATATTTCCAGTCAGCGCAGGCATGACCGTACAATGTTACTGGTTTCTTTTCCTGAGCTGGGCCTGGTGAGTTATCATCCAAGTGGTTCAAAGCGCATCGAAGGAAAAGACCTGCTCTATTTTGATCAGGGCTATAAAGAGGAACATATGGAAGTCTATATTTCCTTTGTCAACGCCGAAGGAACCCAGGTTTCAGACAGCGTACATGCAGGGGCATTCGAAGCGGTTGCACAGGAACCCCAGGAAATTGAAACTGAAAATCAACAGCGTATCGAAAAGAAAACAGCTGTAGAAAGAAAAAGTACACCTACTTCTAAAGTATCTGAAAACAGAGAAGAACCCATAATTCCAACGCTAAAGATTAGACAGGAGCGGAACAGGCTTTGGTTTCTGGAAGCATTAAAGAACAGAACGGCCCCTTCCTGA
- a CDS encoding isochorismate lyase, whose amino-acid sequence MKNAAACENMEEIREEIDQLDKQVISLIGQRFKYVQAAAKFKKDENSVKAPERFKSMLEKRREWAIKEGLSPDAVEKMFRDLVNYFISEELKTWKKEGSA is encoded by the coding sequence ATGAAGAACGCAGCAGCATGTGAAAACATGGAAGAAATCCGCGAGGAGATTGATCAACTCGACAAACAGGTGATCAGCCTGATAGGCCAACGTTTTAAATATGTGCAGGCCGCCGCCAAATTTAAAAAGGATGAAAACTCGGTAAAAGCACCGGAAAGGTTTAAAAGCATGTTGGAAAAAAGAAGGGAATGGGCGATAAAAGAAGGACTTTCTCCTGATGCCGTAGAAAAGATGTTCCGTGATCTGGTCAACTATTTCATCTCCGAAGAATTGAAAACCTGGAAAAAGGAAGGGTCTGCCTGA
- a CDS encoding AraC family transcriptional regulator, translating into MTTERTEFFYHYTLGPEWQQQIVDKFGASLVDNKIMIMPEGIASGGSIFLEVLPGLSVLLLDMTFHVPVAMTRIPTDHHYYMVYFDIGDEITTHIVEDSIHKAGYHSKLGMSFMDANSKGTIMPPVGERSYSLRLFIEKSYLRELGASTRDLSVNNQLFDETKNTLFFYSHIDSRSKVLLNNLKEQPFTNPSFELKLKSAALYLLGYLVDRVSRFEPIINKLSQQDIDNVLKTSQYLLDHLLDEFPGLQKMADLAGMSVSKYKILFKKMLKESPNNFFLNEKLLLAQKLLQSGDFNSVQEIAYELGYSSPNYFAKVYKKMFGLLPAEVLIKVDTEKAGMQNSTPAIPLY; encoded by the coding sequence ATGACAACCGAAAGAACCGAGTTTTTCTACCACTATACGCTGGGCCCGGAATGGCAGCAACAGATCGTTGACAAATTCGGTGCAAGCCTGGTCGACAATAAGATCATGATCATGCCAGAGGGAATCGCATCGGGAGGCTCCATCTTTCTGGAAGTATTGCCAGGCTTATCGGTACTGCTGCTGGACATGACCTTTCATGTTCCTGTAGCCATGACCAGAATTCCAACCGATCACCACTATTACATGGTCTATTTTGATATCGGCGATGAGATTACCACCCATATTGTAGAGGATAGCATTCATAAAGCCGGATACCATTCGAAGTTAGGCATGAGTTTCATGGATGCCAATTCAAAGGGAACGATCATGCCTCCGGTTGGGGAGCGCTCTTATAGTTTAAGGTTGTTCATAGAAAAAAGCTATTTGAGAGAATTGGGTGCCTCAACGAGGGACCTTTCTGTTAACAATCAATTGTTTGACGAGACTAAAAACACGCTCTTCTTTTATAGTCATATCGATAGCAGAAGTAAAGTCCTTTTAAATAACCTGAAAGAGCAGCCTTTTACCAATCCATCTTTCGAACTAAAGCTAAAAAGTGCGGCCCTGTATCTTCTGGGATATCTTGTGGATCGGGTCAGTCGTTTTGAACCGATCATCAATAAACTCTCCCAGCAGGACATCGATAATGTACTCAAAACATCTCAATACCTGTTGGATCACCTGCTCGATGAATTTCCGGGATTGCAGAAAATGGCAGATTTAGCGGGAATGTCAGTTTCTAAATATAAAATACTGTTTAAGAAAATGCTGAAGGAAAGCCCAAACAACTTTTTCTTAAATGAGAAACTGCTGCTGGCGCAAAAGCTGTTACAAAGCGGCGACTTTAACAGCGTTCAGGAGATTGCTTATGAACTCGGATACAGCAGTCCGAATTATTTTGCTAAAGTCTATAAAAAGATGTTCGGCTTGTTACCGGCAGAAGTGCTGATAAAAGTGGATACAGAAAAAGCAGGCATGCAAAATAGCACGCCCGCAATCCCTCTCTACTAA
- a CDS encoding AraC family transcriptional regulator, whose amino-acid sequence MKEVIHQYGVELDWVAGLAAQLGGHVEGNRIIIPDEVRQGNRYILPINESLTAFIIDVNYRQDVVFKLRNTKSDFVGIYFNLTEGDSIHILDEVSRTAGRWGYNLAIFDADMQGDFQVKAECTTYMIAIFIKKTALKQYISSIPEYRQIVESIFNPKLNTIVRFDRMSNQAWWLMNELRKVSPEGPLYDVFVTGTVYGLIGDYMDQLINQEIIIEQVIAEDVVNIMSSQAFLIENIENAFPGIAGLSSKAMMSETKYKKLFKKMTGVSPNAFFLSNKLSFAKEVLETGNYTIAEIADRFNFFGASHFIEQFKNAYGVPPKEYLSQL is encoded by the coding sequence ATGAAGGAAGTTATTCATCAATATGGGGTAGAATTGGATTGGGTGGCAGGTTTAGCTGCTCAGCTGGGTGGCCATGTGGAAGGGAACCGCATCATCATTCCTGATGAGGTCCGTCAGGGAAACCGCTATATCCTCCCTATCAATGAATCTTTAACAGCCTTTATTATTGATGTAAACTATCGGCAGGATGTTGTCTTTAAATTAAGAAATACCAAAAGTGATTTTGTAGGCATCTATTTCAACCTTACCGAAGGAGATTCCATCCATATCCTTGATGAGGTATCCAGAACTGCAGGACGATGGGGCTATAACCTGGCTATCTTTGACGCAGATATGCAGGGCGATTTCCAGGTCAAAGCGGAATGCACCACGTATATGATTGCCATTTTTATCAAAAAAACCGCCTTAAAGCAATACATCTCTAGTATCCCCGAATACAGGCAAATTGTAGAATCCATATTTAACCCTAAGCTCAATACCATTGTACGTTTTGACCGGATGAGCAATCAGGCCTGGTGGCTCATGAATGAATTGCGAAAAGTATCACCCGAAGGCCCTTTATACGATGTATTTGTCACAGGAACAGTCTATGGTTTAATTGGGGATTATATGGACCAGCTCATCAATCAGGAAATCATTATCGAACAGGTAATCGCAGAAGATGTAGTCAACATCATGAGTTCTCAGGCTTTTTTAATCGAAAATATTGAAAACGCTTTTCCCGGGATTGCCGGGCTTTCTTCGAAAGCAATGATGTCAGAAACGAAGTATAAAAAGCTCTTCAAAAAAATGACTGGTGTAAGTCCCAATGCCTTTTTCCTGAGCAACAAGCTTTCCTTTGCGAAGGAGGTACTGGAAACGGGCAATTATACCATTGCAGAAATCGCAGACCGGTTTAATTTTTTCGGTGCTTCACACTTCATTGAACAATTTAAAAATGCCTACGGTGTTCCTCCAAAGGAGTACCTGAGCCAATTATAA
- a CDS encoding SMI1/KNR4 family protein, which produces MTIEAAIEEIKMFWKDEEELPFGLSDHAEHIERLEKEFGRALPEDLKKYISSFAPAEDFYFLTAGNPIVVYGIDHLKYIQDGYNYDASAKSELEDWDKGHFIFADEGADPILVNMDEPEHGILRLEHGAGNWDYGDVVADNFAQFLLCSAALHHALSNFEEESIVDDDKGFCLAKGAAKWYFPKMKTWAGDHYEIWCGVFDNN; this is translated from the coding sequence ATGACTATAGAAGCTGCTATTGAAGAAATAAAAATGTTCTGGAAGGATGAAGAGGAGTTACCTTTCGGGTTATCAGATCATGCTGAACATATTGAAAGACTGGAAAAAGAGTTTGGCCGGGCATTGCCGGAAGACTTAAAAAAATACATCAGCAGCTTTGCACCTGCAGAGGACTTTTATTTCCTTACTGCCGGAAATCCAATAGTCGTATATGGTATTGATCATCTAAAATATATTCAGGACGGATACAATTACGATGCATCGGCAAAATCAGAACTGGAAGATTGGGATAAAGGTCATTTCATCTTTGCCGATGAAGGGGCAGACCCCATCCTTGTGAACATGGATGAACCGGAACATGGTATTTTAAGATTGGAACATGGAGCCGGAAATTGGGATTATGGAGATGTAGTCGCAGACAATTTTGCACAATTTTTACTTTGTAGCGCAGCATTACATCATGCCCTGAGCAATTTCGAGGAGGAAAGTATCGTTGATGATGATAAGGGATTCTGTTTGGCGAAGGGGGCTGCAAAATGGTATTTCCCAAAAATGAAGACATGGGCAGGCGACCATTACGAAATCTGGTGTGGTGTGTTCGACAATAACTAA
- a CDS encoding BamA/TamA family outer membrane protein, with amino-acid sequence MQRLPVKTSLFFLLLFPCGLYAQNVSNIATQQTVETDTSAQKDLIDVAKSLFKIKPKKIKEERGKKIYFSILPVSSTVPGGSGRALVTSTTAAMYLGPRKTTNLSSVTFTPYWNLGNRFGLPLRSTMWLPDNKWVIQGDTRFLVYPQYTWGLGSKALNPAPTLVDYKYIRFYQSALKRIKPYFFAGLGYNLDYRFNIKTEDPNVDLKQYTNYEYGTGSNSFSSGITFNLLYDTRSNSINPLPGMYGNLVYRVNPKFLGSNDSWSSLYLDVRKYISMNPSKPDQQNTLAFWTYLWATLGNKTPYLDLPSIGWDPANRSGRGIDQNRYRGRSLFYAESEYRRDITNNGLLGFVVFANVNTVSGSGDMFSSWKPAVGTGLRVKFNKSSNTNIGVDYGTSKGYNSFSFSLGETF; translated from the coding sequence ATGCAACGACTTCCAGTAAAAACAAGTTTATTTTTCTTGTTGCTATTCCCCTGTGGTTTATATGCCCAGAATGTGAGCAACATCGCTACGCAACAAACGGTTGAAACCGATACCTCCGCTCAGAAAGATCTGATCGATGTGGCCAAGTCATTGTTTAAGATCAAACCGAAAAAAATCAAGGAGGAACGGGGTAAAAAGATATATTTCTCTATACTTCCGGTGAGTAGTACTGTGCCGGGAGGTAGTGGTCGCGCATTGGTTACCAGTACAACTGCAGCCATGTATCTTGGACCGAGAAAGACGACAAACCTGTCTTCTGTCACCTTTACGCCTTACTGGAATTTGGGAAACCGCTTTGGTTTACCCTTGCGCAGCACCATGTGGCTTCCTGATAATAAATGGGTAATCCAGGGGGATACGCGTTTTCTGGTGTACCCGCAATATACCTGGGGACTGGGCAGTAAAGCCCTAAATCCAGCGCCTACCTTAGTAGATTACAAGTACATTCGTTTTTACCAAAGTGCATTGAAACGAATCAAACCCTATTTCTTTGCAGGATTGGGTTATAATCTTGATTACCGTTTTAACATAAAAACTGAAGATCCGAATGTGGACCTGAAGCAGTATACGAACTATGAATACGGGACTGGTAGTAATTCTTTTTCGTCCGGGATCACCTTCAATTTGCTGTACGATACGAGGAGCAACTCCATCAATCCACTCCCAGGTATGTATGGCAACCTGGTCTATCGGGTGAATCCGAAATTTTTAGGCAGTAATGATTCATGGAGCTCGTTGTACCTGGATGTGAGGAAATATATTTCCATGAATCCATCCAAACCTGATCAGCAGAATACACTGGCTTTCTGGACTTACCTCTGGGCGACATTGGGAAATAAAACGCCTTATCTTGATTTACCTAGTATCGGTTGGGATCCCGCTAACCGCTCAGGCAGGGGGATTGACCAGAATCGTTACCGTGGGAGATCCTTGTTTTATGCAGAAAGCGAATACCGAAGAGACATTACCAATAATGGTTTGCTGGGCTTTGTGGTATTTGCAAATGTCAATACGGTTAGTGGTTCTGGGGATATGTTTAGTTCCTGGAAACCCGCTGTCGGTACCGGACTTCGGGTGAAATTCAATAAGAGCTCTAATACTAATATTGGTGTTGACTATGGAACGAGCAAAGGCTATAATAGTTTTAGCTTTAGTCTTGGGGAAACTTTCTAA